Proteins from one Algicella marina genomic window:
- a CDS encoding acyl-CoA dehydrogenase family protein, translating into MDLGMTDKVRPLLEAVRNMVEHEIKPLDEEFHAEVGKAGDRFVYTERMTEILEGLKARAKERGLWNFWLTDSTKGYGLTTVEYAYLAEEMGKTRLGAEVFNCNAPDTGNMEVLERYGSADHKERWLGPLLEGKLRSAYLMTEPDVASSDATNIKLECRKDGGDYVLNGEKWWATGAGDPRCKLYIVMGRTGSDEEPKHKRHSMFLVDADTPGLEKIRPMQVYGHDDAPHGHMHICFSEVRVPAANLLLGEGRGFEIAQGRLGPGRIHHCMRAIGHAEAALSLMCKRSLAREAFGKPIAQLGANFDIIAECRMEIEQARLLCLKAAWMMDQGDARAAAPWISQIKVVAPRVALKVVDEAAQMFGAQGISQDTPLAASWTHLRTLRLADGPDAVHRRQVARAELRRYTNEKM; encoded by the coding sequence ATGGATCTCGGCATGACGGACAAGGTACGGCCACTATTGGAAGCCGTGCGGAACATGGTTGAGCATGAGATCAAGCCGCTCGATGAAGAATTTCACGCGGAGGTGGGCAAGGCCGGGGACAGGTTCGTCTACACAGAAAGAATGACAGAAATACTTGAAGGCCTCAAAGCCCGTGCGAAGGAACGAGGTCTTTGGAATTTCTGGCTTACAGACAGTACGAAAGGCTATGGCCTGACTACGGTAGAGTACGCTTATCTGGCGGAGGAGATGGGTAAAACCAGACTCGGTGCCGAAGTTTTCAATTGTAATGCCCCCGATACTGGCAACATGGAAGTGCTCGAGCGCTATGGCTCCGCAGACCACAAGGAGCGGTGGCTGGGCCCTCTTCTCGAAGGCAAATTACGGTCCGCCTACCTAATGACGGAGCCAGATGTGGCCTCATCCGACGCGACCAATATCAAGCTGGAATGCAGGAAGGACGGTGGCGACTATGTCCTCAACGGCGAGAAATGGTGGGCAACCGGGGCAGGCGACCCGCGCTGCAAGCTCTACATCGTAATGGGGCGCACAGGTTCGGATGAGGAACCGAAACATAAGCGCCACTCAATGTTCCTTGTGGATGCTGACACCCCTGGACTAGAAAAGATACGTCCGATGCAGGTCTACGGTCACGACGACGCGCCGCACGGACATATGCATATCTGCTTTTCCGAAGTGCGCGTGCCGGCGGCAAACTTGCTGCTTGGCGAAGGCAGGGGGTTCGAGATCGCACAGGGGCGGCTCGGACCAGGGCGAATCCACCACTGCATGCGAGCCATCGGCCACGCCGAGGCTGCTCTCTCCCTCATGTGCAAACGGTCCCTCGCTCGGGAGGCGTTCGGCAAACCAATTGCACAACTGGGTGCGAATTTCGACATTATTGCGGAATGTCGGATGGAAATTGAGCAGGCCCGATTGCTGTGCCTGAAGGCCGCCTGGATGATGGACCAGGGCGACGCAAGAGCCGCCGCCCCTTGGATCAGTCAGATCAAAGTGGTCGCACCGCGTGTAGCATTGAAGGTGGTCGATGAGGCAGCACAGATGTTCGGAGCGCAGGGCATAAGCCAAGACACACCACTGGCTGCTTCATGGACGCATCTGCGAACCCTGCGTTTGGCAGACGGGCCGGACGCTGTCCATCGTCGTCAGGTCGCAAGGGCGGAACTGCGCCGCTACACGAACGAAAAAATGTAA
- the rpsI gene encoding 30S ribosomal protein S9 — MSEDIKTLDGLKDAVSEDADVAAVVSEAVNREPVRDELGRSYATGKRKDAVARVWIKPGSGKVTVNGKPMNDYFARPVLQMVIGQAFSVAGVAGEFDVMATVKGGGLSGQAGAVKHGISKALTLYEPSLRPALKAAGFLTRDSRVVERKKYGKRKARRSFQFSKR; from the coding sequence ATGAGCGAAGACATCAAGACACTCGATGGTCTGAAAGACGCAGTTTCCGAAGATGCAGACGTTGCAGCGGTCGTTTCCGAAGCCGTCAACCGTGAGCCGGTTCGCGATGAGCTCGGCCGCTCCTACGCAACCGGAAAACGGAAAGATGCCGTTGCCCGTGTCTGGATCAAGCCGGGCTCTGGCAAGGTTACGGTCAACGGCAAGCCGATGAACGACTATTTTGCGCGGCCCGTTTTGCAGATGGTTATCGGCCAGGCATTTTCGGTCGCTGGCGTGGCAGGCGAGTTCGATGTCATGGCAACCGTCAAGGGCGGAGGTCTCTCCGGTCAGGCTGGTGCCGTGAAGCACGGTATTTCCAAGGCCCTCACACTTTATGAGCCGTCGTTGCGCCCAGCCTTGAAGGCCGCTGGCTTCCTGACACGCGACAGCCGTGTGGTCGAGCGGAAGAAATACGGTAAACGGAAAGCTCGTCGGAGCTTCCAGTTCTCGAAGCGCTGA
- the rplM gene encoding 50S ribosomal protein L13, translating into MKTYTAKPADIEKKWILIDAEGVVLGRLASIIAMRLRGKHKASFTPHMDMGDNVIVVNADKVQLTGNKRADKNYYWHTGHPGGIKSRTAGQLLEGRFPERVIQKAVERMLPGGPLSRKQMSNLRVYAGTEHNHEAQSPEVLDVKSMNAKNTRSA; encoded by the coding sequence ATGAAAACCTACACCGCCAAACCGGCAGACATCGAAAAGAAATGGATCCTGATCGACGCCGAGGGCGTCGTTCTCGGCCGCCTTGCCTCCATCATCGCCATGCGATTGCGCGGCAAGCACAAGGCGTCCTTCACGCCTCACATGGACATGGGCGACAACGTGATCGTCGTCAATGCTGACAAGGTTCAATTGACCGGCAACAAGCGGGCCGACAAGAACTACTATTGGCACACTGGCCATCCGGGTGGGATCAAATCCCGCACGGCCGGACAACTTTTGGAAGGTCGTTTTCCCGAGCGCGTGATCCAGAAAGCCGTGGAGCGTATGCTCCCCGGAGGGCCGCTGAGCCGCAAGCAGATGTCCAACCTCCGCGTTTATGCCGGAACCGAGCACAATCACGAGGCCCAGTCGCCTGAAGTTCTGGATGTAAAATCCATGAACGCCAAAAATACACGGAGCGCATGA
- a CDS encoding PaaI family thioesterase, translating to MDIKMTSEELHRFLLDVFPQIGSRIRATKLFSGGIHTVMLIDEENLRPGGTVSGPAMFTLADCTFYMAILAHIGPEALTVTTSCSIDFFRKPPADDLRAEGRLLKLGRTLAVGDVMIFGAEDDRPVAHANLTYSIPRARS from the coding sequence ATGGACATCAAGATGACGAGCGAAGAGTTGCACCGGTTTTTGCTGGACGTGTTTCCCCAAATTGGAAGTCGTATACGGGCGACAAAGCTCTTTTCGGGCGGCATCCACACGGTGATGTTGATCGACGAGGAAAACTTGCGCCCAGGCGGGACGGTTTCCGGACCTGCCATGTTCACCTTGGCGGACTGCACCTTCTATATGGCTATCCTCGCACACATCGGTCCGGAAGCGCTGACAGTAACTACTTCCTGCTCCATCGACTTTTTCCGAAAGCCACCTGCTGATGATCTGAGAGCAGAGGGACGGCTACTGAAGTTGGGGCGAACGCTCGCCGTCGGTGATGTCATGATATTCGGAGCGGAGGACGACAGACCAGTGGCCCACGCGAACCTAACTTACTCCATCCCCCGCGCGAGGAGTTGA
- a CDS encoding enoyl-CoA hydratase, giving the protein MEKPLVVCDYAPPIAKLTLNSPDNFNALSEAMVDSLTKVLGEIGDRRDIKAVLLTGAGKGFCAGHDLRELDAARRDHEDGGREFFVQLFNKSAEMMIRIMKLPQPVIALPHGVAAAAGCQLVATCDLAVAASDTQFGVNGVNIGLFCSTPMVAMSRTMQRKPLMEMLLTGEFIDGERAREVGLINRVVPADRLSAEGLELATLIASKSDSVISVGKEAFYAQAELPLAAAYEYTAEIMAENMMLQETSASIHAFAAKPKN; this is encoded by the coding sequence ATGGAAAAGCCATTGGTTGTTTGTGACTACGCACCTCCCATTGCCAAACTTACATTGAATTCTCCCGACAATTTCAATGCCTTATCGGAGGCAATGGTTGACAGCCTTACAAAAGTCCTCGGTGAGATAGGTGATCGTAGAGATATCAAAGCAGTGCTCTTGACCGGTGCAGGAAAGGGATTTTGCGCCGGTCACGATCTTCGGGAACTGGACGCCGCGCGTCGGGATCATGAGGACGGTGGACGTGAGTTCTTCGTTCAACTGTTCAACAAGAGCGCCGAAATGATGATTCGTATCATGAAATTGCCGCAACCGGTGATCGCCCTGCCCCACGGCGTTGCTGCGGCTGCTGGATGTCAACTCGTCGCTACCTGCGACCTGGCCGTTGCGGCGTCAGACACGCAGTTCGGCGTAAACGGTGTCAATATAGGACTTTTTTGCTCGACCCCTATGGTGGCGATGAGCAGAACAATGCAACGCAAACCCCTTATGGAGATGCTGCTTACCGGCGAATTTATCGACGGGGAACGCGCCCGCGAAGTCGGCTTGATCAATCGAGTGGTTCCTGCCGACAGGTTGTCGGCCGAGGGGCTTGAACTCGCCACACTGATTGCAAGCAAATCCGATAGTGTCATCTCTGTCGGCAAAGAGGCGTTTTATGCACAAGCCGAGTTACCCTTGGCGGCCGCTTATGAATACACGGCGGAGATCATGGCTGAGAATATGATGCTCCAGGAAACCTCGGCTTCCATTCATGCATTTGCGGCGAAGCCGAAAAACTGA
- the ctaA gene encoding heme A synthase translates to MTSGRSIFEDVSENHAFASPKGPKQDPRNNRGAVVKWLFILFALVVLMVAVGGLTRLTDSGLSITEWRPVTGAFPPTSEADWTSEFEKYQASPEYQIQNQGMQLSDFKRIYWWEWGHRQLGRVIGLVWAAGFLFFLLTRRIPRGWTGRLLLLGGLGGLQGAVGWWMVASGLVGARTDVASYRLATHLGLAFIILGLISWYILRLRRTEAELLQARRRSDRRLSNSGLLLLAVCFVQILLGALVAGIDAGRSFTDWPLMGGRFFPATAWDLEPIWRNLFENSGLVQFMHRMWGYLFLVLAVLVWRVSRRSGQTAIRKAYGAILHGLAFQVLFGIATVLMAAPWYLGLLHQLVGVAVFVTIIRARFVASYPPDQKIARS, encoded by the coding sequence ATGACCTCCGGCCGAAGCATTTTTGAAGACGTCAGTGAAAACCACGCATTCGCGTCGCCCAAGGGCCCGAAACAGGATCCGCGAAACAATCGCGGGGCCGTTGTCAAATGGCTGTTCATTCTTTTCGCCCTCGTCGTCCTTATGGTGGCAGTCGGCGGCCTGACTCGCCTCACCGACAGTGGCCTGTCAATTACCGAATGGCGCCCAGTCACCGGTGCATTCCCTCCGACAAGCGAAGCCGACTGGACATCCGAATTCGAGAAATATCAGGCCAGTCCTGAGTACCAGATCCAGAACCAGGGCATGCAACTGTCAGATTTCAAACGCATTTACTGGTGGGAGTGGGGGCATCGGCAGTTGGGCAGGGTAATTGGCCTCGTGTGGGCCGCGGGGTTCCTATTCTTCCTGCTTACCCGCAGGATTCCCAGAGGATGGACAGGCCGACTGCTGCTGCTCGGCGGCCTCGGCGGCCTTCAGGGTGCCGTCGGATGGTGGATGGTCGCCTCCGGTCTGGTCGGCGCCCGCACCGACGTGGCCTCGTATCGGCTTGCCACCCATCTCGGCCTCGCCTTCATAATCCTCGGCCTGATTTCCTGGTACATCCTCCGCCTCAGACGGACGGAGGCTGAACTGCTGCAAGCTAGACGACGCTCGGACAGGCGATTGTCGAATTCTGGGCTGCTGCTGCTTGCCGTCTGCTTTGTCCAGATCCTCCTCGGGGCACTGGTCGCAGGCATAGACGCAGGCCGCAGTTTCACCGATTGGCCGCTGATGGGCGGCAGGTTTTTCCCTGCAACCGCATGGGACCTTGAGCCCATCTGGCGGAATTTGTTTGAGAATTCCGGTTTGGTCCAGTTCATGCACCGCATGTGGGGTTACCTTTTCCTCGTCCTCGCGGTTCTGGTCTGGCGTGTTTCGCGCCGGTCAGGCCAGACAGCGATCCGGAAGGCTTACGGAGCAATCCTGCATGGCCTCGCATTTCAGGTTCTGTTTGGAATCGCAACTGTATTGATGGCGGCGCCATGGTATCTCGGCCTTTTGCATCAACTCGTCGGCGTCGCTGTGTTTGTCACGATCATTCGAGCCCGTTTCGTGGCCTCCTACCCGCCGGACCAGAAGATCGCGAGATCATAG
- a CDS encoding RNA methyltransferase, with protein sequence MSGTNHNAADGWQGPGPVFVLVRPQMGENIGAAARGMWNFGLDRLRLTNPRDGWPNPRAVAMSSGAAQVIDNVNVYETTDEAIADLNYIYATTARSRDLTKKVFTPQDAMADAHARIARGERVGVLFGPERAGLENADVVPASALISVPVNPSFASLNLAQCVLLMAYEWSRSSQAALPHPDSKAPPAKAHEVAMLLQKLDTRLEAAGYFWPDQKVASKRENLRNLISRLELTDADVRTLHGIFNSLADGSPARK encoded by the coding sequence ATGTCCGGAACCAATCACAACGCCGCCGATGGCTGGCAGGGCCCCGGGCCCGTCTTCGTCCTCGTTCGCCCACAAATGGGTGAAAACATCGGTGCGGCAGCCCGCGGCATGTGGAACTTCGGTCTCGACCGTCTGCGTCTGACCAACCCGCGCGATGGCTGGCCCAACCCGCGCGCCGTGGCAATGTCTTCGGGCGCTGCGCAAGTCATTGATAACGTAAATGTTTATGAGACCACCGACGAAGCGATTGCGGATCTCAACTACATCTACGCCACCACTGCGCGCAGTCGTGATCTGACGAAGAAGGTATTTACGCCGCAGGATGCGATGGCCGATGCCCACGCCCGGATCGCCCGCGGAGAACGCGTGGGAGTTCTGTTCGGTCCAGAACGGGCAGGGCTCGAAAATGCAGACGTCGTCCCCGCCAGCGCCTTGATCTCCGTTCCCGTAAACCCTTCATTTGCCAGCCTTAATCTCGCTCAATGCGTTCTACTGATGGCCTATGAATGGTCCCGCAGTTCGCAGGCGGCACTGCCGCACCCCGACAGCAAAGCCCCCCCGGCAAAGGCCCACGAAGTCGCGATGCTGTTGCAAAAGCTGGACACACGGCTGGAAGCCGCCGGCTACTTCTGGCCGGATCAAAAAGTCGCGAGTAAACGGGAGAACCTGCGCAACCTGATATCCCGTCTGGAATTGACGGATGCCGACGTGCGCACTTTACACGGCATTTTCAACAGCTTGGCCGACGGAAGCCCTGCGAGAAAATGA
- a CDS encoding TRAP transporter substrate-binding protein yields the protein MSGKKITRRSFVSKSSGTFVAATGIFAPNILRAQPRVLSMSSWLPPTSIMVPFLFQTWADEVQRVTEGRVEVQLLDKPLGPPPAHFDLVKSGKADIGYALHGYSGDDAFVRAQIGQLSFLGDAYTASHSFSKVYRGFLGAEEEHEGVKLLGVYQHGPGMLMLRNKEVRAPEDFEGLRIRTSGGYISQLMSSVGAENVPMSPLQVKEALLNGTIDGVMFPYEGGDAFQITEQITSITEVPGGFYNASWFLAMSENVWESLPERDQVLIDDLSREICHVLAAKAFYIADDVGIKKFKALGTVVNEADEELLGYLRGKADLFDAAWVQRVSEMGYDGKEALRVMRDAV from the coding sequence ATGTCTGGGAAGAAAATCACCCGCCGATCCTTCGTTAGCAAATCTTCCGGCACGTTTGTTGCTGCCACCGGTATTTTTGCGCCGAACATCCTGAGGGCTCAACCGAGGGTGCTTTCAATGTCTTCGTGGCTGCCGCCGACAAGCATCATGGTGCCATTCCTCTTCCAGACCTGGGCCGACGAGGTGCAGCGCGTGACCGAAGGCCGTGTTGAAGTCCAGTTGCTCGACAAGCCGCTTGGCCCTCCGCCGGCACACTTCGATCTGGTAAAATCAGGCAAAGCTGACATCGGCTATGCACTGCACGGCTATTCGGGCGACGACGCATTCGTGCGGGCGCAGATCGGACAGTTGTCTTTCCTCGGTGACGCCTACACGGCCTCACATTCGTTTTCCAAGGTTTACCGCGGTTTCCTCGGTGCGGAGGAAGAGCATGAAGGCGTCAAGCTTCTCGGGGTCTACCAGCACGGTCCGGGTATGTTGATGCTGCGGAACAAGGAAGTGCGCGCGCCGGAGGATTTCGAGGGCCTGCGCATCCGGACTTCGGGCGGCTATATTTCCCAGCTCATGTCTTCTGTCGGCGCGGAAAACGTACCGATGTCACCTCTGCAGGTGAAGGAAGCACTTCTGAATGGCACCATCGACGGGGTGATGTTCCCCTACGAGGGCGGGGACGCCTTCCAGATTACTGAACAGATCACCTCCATTACCGAAGTGCCGGGCGGATTCTACAACGCTTCTTGGTTCCTTGCCATGAGTGAGAACGTGTGGGAAAGCCTGCCGGAGCGGGACCAGGTGCTGATCGACGATCTGTCGCGCGAGATCTGCCACGTGCTGGCGGCCAAAGCCTTCTACATCGCCGATGACGTCGGCATAAAGAAATTCAAGGCGCTGGGAACGGTCGTCAACGAGGCTGACGAGGAACTTCTGGGCTATTTGCGAGGCAAGGCGGATCTGTTCGACGCAGCCTGGGTACAGCGGGTCTCTGAAATGGGCTACGACGGCAAGGAAGCACTGCGGGTCATGCGCGACGCCGTCTGA
- a CDS encoding NADP-dependent isocitrate dehydrogenase, producing MTKIKVDNPVVDIDGDEMTRIIWQIIKDKLILPYLDIDLEYYDLGMEERDRTDDQITIDAAEAIRKHGVGVKCATITPDEARVEEFGLKKMWRSPNGTIRNILGGVIFRAPIVCRNVPRLVPGWTDPIVVGRHAFGDQYRATDFLFPEEGTLTLKFVGKSGEVIEREVFQAPSAGVAMGMYNLDDSIYDFARASLNYGLNIGWPVYLSTKNTILKAYDGRFKDIFQKVYEEEFEEQFKKLGIWYEHRLIDDMVAACMKWSGKFVWACKNYDGDVQSDTVAQGFGSLGLMTSQLMTPDGKIVEAEAAHGTVTRHYRQHQKGEATSTNSIASIYAWTGGLKHRAKLDGNAKLKEFAETLERVVVDTVESGFMTKDLALLVGPEQKWLTTEGFLDKIDSNLNKALAG from the coding sequence ATGACGAAGATCAAGGTGGACAACCCCGTCGTCGATATCGACGGGGATGAAATGACCCGGATCATCTGGCAGATCATCAAGGACAAGCTGATCCTTCCATACCTGGACATTGATCTTGAGTACTACGACCTCGGGATGGAGGAACGAGACCGGACGGACGACCAGATCACGATTGATGCCGCCGAAGCGATCCGCAAACACGGTGTCGGCGTCAAATGTGCCACGATCACGCCGGATGAGGCGCGGGTGGAAGAATTTGGCCTGAAGAAGATGTGGCGCAGCCCGAATGGCACGATCCGCAACATCCTTGGAGGCGTGATCTTCCGTGCGCCGATCGTGTGCCGCAACGTGCCGCGGCTGGTGCCCGGATGGACTGATCCGATCGTTGTCGGCCGCCATGCCTTCGGCGACCAGTATCGCGCCACCGATTTCCTGTTTCCCGAGGAAGGTACGCTGACTTTGAAGTTCGTCGGCAAGTCTGGCGAGGTGATCGAACGCGAGGTCTTCCAGGCGCCCTCCGCCGGTGTGGCGATGGGTATGTATAACCTCGACGACTCGATCTACGATTTCGCGCGTGCATCGCTGAATTACGGGCTGAATATCGGCTGGCCGGTATATCTCTCGACCAAGAACACCATCCTGAAAGCCTATGATGGCCGATTCAAGGACATCTTCCAGAAGGTCTATGAGGAAGAGTTCGAGGAACAGTTCAAGAAACTGGGCATCTGGTATGAACACAGGCTGATCGACGATATGGTGGCCGCCTGCATGAAGTGGAGTGGCAAGTTCGTGTGGGCCTGCAAGAACTACGATGGCGACGTGCAATCCGACACGGTTGCGCAAGGTTTCGGATCACTTGGCCTGATGACCAGCCAGTTGATGACGCCGGACGGCAAGATCGTGGAGGCCGAGGCCGCACACGGGACGGTGACGCGCCACTACCGCCAGCACCAGAAAGGCGAGGCGACCTCCACCAATTCCATTGCATCGATCTATGCATGGACGGGCGGGTTGAAACACCGCGCCAAGCTGGACGGAAACGCGAAACTGAAGGAATTCGCCGAGACGCTTGAACGTGTGGTTGTCGATACCGTTGAGAGCGGCTTCATGACCAAAGACCTGGCGCTGCTGGTCGGACCGGAGCAGAAATGGCTGACGACTGAGGGATTCCTCGACAAGATCGACAGCAACCTGAACAAGGCGCTTGCCGGCTGA
- a CDS encoding bifunctional diguanylate cyclase/phosphodiesterase: protein MVSSDGSQARLRQKHSGRAPFLNDYYALLVASQTADGMVVCDRDERIVWNNPSFARLMQADVDGVVASQIGSLLGRERLGEDMLSGEPVAVPLGGAFLEMRWMALKTTADDTPLHLGTFRPCPPPASDTKATDREQISREERKLLSQTSGWFYAAKSLDELLKIVSKCMKTLFPEAYGQLYIYADSRDVLELAGHWGVGFLTDHIEPDDCWSLRRGRAYAYGNNDIDFACVHKDGDDCPSFCLPVVAHGDTIGMLHLAFPDIRLHNITRAELARLMDPRWDLALICAEQISLAVANVRLRQELQNQSVRDQLTGLWNRRWFLETAQKELNRTMARRGSLSLVALDVDHFKKYNDSHGHDAGDAVLKSLGALMREHFTGDAFACRVGGEEFSIIAPSTDAEAAFDMADRFRREVARMKIRSAGREMPDVTVSCGVATVPDCGDDLETLMKTADLALYRAKEAGRNCVVSHSQSEQKA from the coding sequence ATGGTATCGAGCGACGGCAGTCAGGCGAGGCTGAGACAGAAGCATAGCGGCAGGGCGCCGTTTCTGAACGATTACTACGCTTTGCTGGTGGCCAGCCAGACGGCGGACGGAATGGTCGTGTGCGACCGTGACGAAAGGATTGTCTGGAATAATCCATCTTTCGCGCGCCTGATGCAGGCGGATGTGGACGGCGTTGTCGCCAGCCAGATCGGCAGCCTTCTGGGCCGGGAACGACTTGGCGAGGATATGCTCTCCGGTGAGCCGGTAGCTGTGCCTTTGGGTGGTGCATTCCTGGAAATGCGGTGGATGGCGCTGAAGACCACCGCGGATGACACGCCCCTGCACCTCGGCACGTTTCGCCCGTGCCCTCCGCCGGCGAGCGACACGAAGGCCACCGACCGTGAGCAGATTTCGCGGGAAGAAAGGAAATTGCTCAGCCAGACAAGCGGATGGTTCTATGCCGCGAAATCACTGGACGAGTTACTGAAGATTGTCAGCAAATGCATGAAAACGCTGTTTCCGGAAGCCTACGGGCAACTGTACATCTATGCCGATTCCCGCGACGTGCTGGAATTGGCTGGCCACTGGGGGGTTGGGTTCCTCACCGATCATATCGAGCCCGATGATTGCTGGTCGCTCCGACGAGGGCGGGCCTATGCCTATGGCAATAACGACATAGACTTTGCCTGCGTTCACAAAGATGGGGACGACTGCCCTTCCTTCTGCCTGCCGGTGGTGGCGCATGGCGATACGATCGGCATGCTTCATCTGGCATTTCCGGACATCCGCTTGCATAATATAACTCGGGCGGAACTGGCACGCCTGATGGACCCGCGCTGGGACCTCGCCCTGATTTGCGCGGAACAGATCAGCCTCGCGGTCGCGAACGTGCGGCTGCGGCAGGAATTGCAGAACCAATCGGTTCGCGACCAGTTGACCGGGCTGTGGAACCGGCGCTGGTTTCTCGAAACAGCGCAAAAGGAGCTCAACCGGACGATGGCGCGGCGTGGCTCACTTTCGCTTGTCGCGCTCGATGTCGATCACTTCAAGAAATACAATGACAGCCACGGGCATGACGCCGGGGACGCGGTGCTGAAAAGCTTGGGCGCGCTGATGCGCGAACATTTCACCGGTGACGCCTTTGCCTGCCGGGTGGGCGGCGAGGAGTTTTCGATCATCGCGCCGAGCACGGACGCGGAAGCTGCCTTCGACATGGCGGACAGGTTCCGGCGCGAAGTGGCGCGGATGAAGATCCGCAGTGCCGGACGGGAAATGCCCGATGTCACCGTATCCTGCGGTGTCGCCACCGTGCCGGATTGCGGGGATGACCTGGAGACGCTGATGAAAACGGCTGACCTCGCGCTCTACCGGGCCAAGGAGGCGGGGCGCAACTGCGTCGTCAGCCATTCGCAGAGCGAACAGAAGGCATGA
- a CDS encoding DUF1330 domain-containing protein, with translation MAAYSIVHADVHDADAYAKYAELAGPAVARFGGVFLARGGKSVQKEGQGRSRNVIIQWPDMATAEEFYASSDYAAALALGLPASEREYTIVEGL, from the coding sequence ATGGCTGCCTATTCCATCGTCCACGCCGACGTTCATGACGCCGACGCCTACGCGAAATACGCAGAATTGGCCGGCCCGGCCGTAGCTCGGTTCGGAGGCGTGTTCCTCGCCCGTGGCGGCAAGTCTGTGCAGAAAGAAGGGCAGGGGCGTTCGCGCAACGTCATCATCCAGTGGCCGGACATGGCAACGGCGGAAGAGTTCTACGCCTCTTCCGATTACGCTGCCGCCCTCGCTCTAGGCCTCCCGGCCTCGGAGCGGGAATATACAATCGTTGAAGGCCTCTGA